Sequence from the Vanessa tameamea isolate UH-Manoa-2023 chromosome 4, ilVanTame1 primary haplotype, whole genome shotgun sequence genome:
cttttcatttttcatttaatatttaaactttctttACTAAAAAGAGCTTTTGTTagtatttcatacaaattaaaCGACAAACTaaattatcacaaaattatttaaaatggtgTATCTTCATTTTCCATCTAATTTAACCGAAGAAGAATTAATGCTTCAGGCAAAATATCAGAAgttaaagaaaaagaagaaagcTCTGCAAGCTTTGAAGGCTCCTAAACAAGAGCCAGAAAAACCTGTCTTACCGAAACGGCCTACTGAAGCAAGAGATGCTCGAGAAATAGCACGAAAACTTATTAAAAGCGGAGCCATCCAAGCTATAAAAAGTCCACCAACACAACCACAAAATGCTACATTTAAACGACCAAGAGCAGGTAATTTatcactaaattaatttaaatactatttttgtttatgtataatatatctatattttgtataatatatacaataatcgAAACTGTAACTAAACTATTAAAAtctgacaaataaaatatacttttaatttattaggtcGGGAACGCAAACTTAGTGGTTCAACTGGAACAACAGGAGGTGTAGCTTCATATCAACCATTTAGTGCATCTCAAGAACCACCACCGCCTGATGAGAAAGCTGCACCCAGagttaaatacttatatgatTCTTTCGTAACTGCTCGGGAAAAGTAAGTGTCAACAGtggaatttattttcattaaaactgattaataataaaaatgattaaattgattataaaccttatgaaattatatttcttgttgTTTAGGATTTGCATTGATTTGAGaagacaatattataatattattgctctattataaaatatttaactgtcATAACTGTGAAAATATTTGAGtgttatctaaatataatgtGTAAATTATTTCAGAGAAGAAAAAGTTGCCCGCAATCAACCGTCTGACCCAGCAACTCCAGGAAAAAGTACTTATTTGCAAATTTTAGGCCCTCGAATAACTGAAGAGGTTATAAGACGTCGCTTAGCTTCATTTGAACCATTTACATATACACAGGAACCAGAGGAAGAAAAGTAAGTATAGGAAGTTGATTGcttcatttcattattaattactctattttattttaattaaaatgtaaaaatcccCTCTCaccaaataatatacaaaattatttctgtttgtttaacttaaaattatcttggttatatttgaaaaattatgacTTAAGACACTGTTAAGCTTCAATCTACTTTTagcattttaaatgaaaaatacaagTCTATAATAGTGCATTATTGCTGAGCAATTCTTTTCTGCTACTCAAGAAGTAGAAAGAGGAGGACAAGAAGGATTTTTttcttagattttatttcaCTACATTGCTTCAGTGCATTTGTATAGATATAAATGTGACAGAATTTGATctgacaaatgcaggtttctcACATTCTCCCTAACTATTGAGCATGAGA
This genomic interval carries:
- the LOC113394504 gene encoding negative elongation factor E; its protein translation is MVYLHFPSNLTEEELMLQAKYQKLKKKKKALQALKAPKQEPEKPVLPKRPTEARDAREIARKLIKSGAIQAIKSPPTQPQNATFKRPRAGRERKLSGSTGTTGGVASYQPFSASQEPPPPDEKAAPRVKYLYDSFVTAREKEEKVARNQPSDPATPGKSTYLQILGPRITEEVIRRRLASFEPFTYTQEPEEEKVFLSFDTVEMATHAQGALDGCEEGWRITFVRRLPQPAGSWTPASTPRNAPPPKDSKRALVTYDDIFE